In a single window of the Micromonospora sp. WMMD1155 genome:
- a CDS encoding methylmalonyl-CoA mutase family protein yields MCGISGFLSPSALRQHEMRVPIALRARSHACESEDASQLEESMGKPGDYPFDAGIHPTGYTTKLWTMRQLAGLRSAESTNTRFKYLREMGETGLSLAFDLPTQLGLDPDDPLADGEVGRTGVSIVTVDDLAGVFADIPLDQVSVSMTINATAPMLLAMWAVVAEESGVEPKALRGTLQNEMLKEFLARKAYIFDLDTSMRYSLDVMEYCIRNLPGINPVSISGGHAREAGASRSLEIACGIADAEEFLAGLLSRGLNPDEIARTFSFIFGTHMEVLAEAAKFRVARSIYAQRLRTRWGVTEQRALKMRIQVNTFGSALAHQEPLNNVVRSTLQAVAAVLGGVQSLHICGFDEAYQTPGELAARIAMRTHQILAEETDLARHVDPLGGSDVIESIVAELTDEVEDWLRRIEERGGMVACVRSGWLESEIEDLAFRTPGPTVGVSNTIRTVTEDVLVRNERHEPSEPMRRVVPRAKADAELGRLHADAAAGRNIMPALIEAARARATIGQMRAALTLEPPGRASVTGPHTSPSRPIR; encoded by the coding sequence TTGTGCGGCATTTCAGGTTTTCTTTCACCCTCGGCTTTGCGCCAACACGAAATGCGAGTCCCGATCGCCCTGCGCGCCCGAAGTCATGCATGCGAAAGTGAAGACGCGAGTCAGCTGGAGGAGAGCATGGGAAAACCGGGGGATTATCCCTTCGATGCCGGCATCCACCCGACTGGTTACACCACCAAGTTGTGGACCATGCGGCAATTGGCGGGGCTGCGCAGCGCCGAGAGCACCAACACCCGCTTCAAGTACCTGCGGGAAATGGGCGAGACCGGCTTGTCCCTGGCATTCGACCTGCCCACTCAACTCGGCCTCGACCCGGACGATCCGCTCGCCGACGGCGAGGTGGGCCGCACGGGTGTCTCCATCGTCACCGTGGACGACTTGGCCGGTGTCTTCGCGGACATCCCCCTGGATCAGGTGTCGGTCTCGATGACCATCAACGCCACCGCTCCGATGCTGCTCGCCATGTGGGCGGTGGTAGCGGAGGAGTCCGGTGTCGAGCCGAAGGCGCTACGCGGCACACTCCAGAACGAGATGCTCAAGGAGTTCCTGGCCCGCAAGGCGTACATCTTCGATCTGGACACCAGCATGCGCTACTCGCTGGACGTCATGGAGTACTGCATCCGCAACCTGCCGGGGATCAACCCGGTATCCATCTCCGGCGGCCATGCCCGGGAGGCCGGCGCCTCGCGCAGTCTGGAGATCGCCTGCGGTATCGCCGACGCCGAGGAATTCCTGGCCGGGCTGTTGAGCAGGGGTCTGAACCCGGACGAGATCGCCCGCACGTTCAGCTTCATCTTCGGCACACACATGGAGGTGCTGGCCGAGGCTGCCAAGTTCCGCGTCGCCCGATCGATCTACGCCCAGCGCCTGCGTACCCGCTGGGGTGTCACCGAGCAACGCGCTCTGAAGATGCGCATCCAGGTCAACACCTTCGGCTCCGCCCTGGCCCACCAGGAGCCCCTGAACAACGTCGTACGGTCGACGCTGCAGGCGGTGGCCGCGGTGTTGGGCGGGGTGCAGTCGCTACACATCTGTGGGTTCGACGAGGCTTACCAGACACCGGGCGAACTCGCCGCCCGCATCGCCATGCGCACCCATCAGATCCTGGCCGAGGAAACCGACCTGGCCCGGCACGTCGACCCACTCGGCGGCTCGGACGTGATCGAGTCGATCGTGGCGGAACTGACCGATGAGGTCGAGGACTGGCTGCGGCGGATCGAGGAGCGCGGGGGGATGGTGGCGTGTGTACGGAGCGGGTGGCTGGAGAGCGAGATCGAAGATCTTGCCTTCCGCACCCCCGGTCCGACCGTGGGCGTGTCCAACACGATTCGGACCGTCACCGAGGACGTCCTGGTCCGCAACGAAAGGCACGAGCCGTCCGAGCCCATGCGGCGTGTGGTTCCTCGGGCGAAGGCCGACGCCGAACTCGGCCGGCTGCATGCTGACGCCGCAGCGGGGCGGAACATCATGCCGGCCCTGATCGAAGCCGCGCGGGCACGGGCCACCATCGGGCAGATGCGAGCGGCGCTGACGCTCGAGCCTCCCGGCCGAGCCTCGGTGACCGGGCCTCACACCAGCCCGTCACGTCCGATCAGATAG
- a CDS encoding fatty acyl-AMP ligase has product MGVVVDSSNAVAALGTLVATVQARAQEQPDDSAYVFLRDGEVECDRLTFRQLHEAAALLAARLATDIPVGSPVVLLYEAGLQFHRALLGCMYAGLLAAPVKVPHSRVGWERVRAVASDAGSAVVLTTADVHAGLTERYGAEPGFDELVWIATDGLPQPAGTPQLPAVGPDDIALLQYTSGSTGTPKGVMVSHRNFRANAAEIEEVWPTDGGTVVSWLPSFHDMGLLFNFVMPISSGIPAVLMAPEAFIRRPARWLEAIEKFGGTHAAAPNFAYELCLLDAAKAEVDLSSWRVAVNGAEPVRWRTVTRFAEAFASRGFDPGTMSPAYGLAENTLKLTGSRPGEAPKALHLAGAELGVGRVTPCPPSDPGVVHLTSCGSPQGSSVILIVDPVTRRECPPATVGEIWVQSDCVARGYWRRPAESVETFRARLADAERGGEYLRTGDLGFLQDGELYVTGRWKDVIVRSGRNYYAQDLELAAESADAALRPSCAAAFSVDRQEYEELILVVEVDGRLLRRIPAAELTTRIASRVHDACGIQPDEVRLVRRGRIPKTSSGKVQRRRSRELYLTGALPSLPAP; this is encoded by the coding sequence ATGGGTGTCGTCGTTGACAGCTCGAATGCGGTGGCGGCGCTGGGCACACTCGTTGCCACTGTTCAGGCCAGGGCGCAGGAGCAGCCCGACGACTCGGCGTACGTTTTTCTGCGGGACGGCGAGGTGGAATGTGACCGGCTGACCTTCCGGCAGCTGCATGAGGCCGCGGCGCTCCTCGCCGCACGGCTGGCCACCGACATCCCGGTCGGCAGTCCGGTGGTGCTGCTTTACGAGGCCGGGCTCCAGTTCCACCGCGCCCTGCTCGGCTGCATGTACGCCGGTCTGCTGGCCGCACCGGTCAAGGTGCCGCACAGCCGGGTCGGTTGGGAACGGGTCCGCGCCGTGGCGTCCGACGCCGGTAGCGCCGTCGTGCTCACCACCGCCGACGTGCACGCTGGGCTCACCGAACGCTACGGTGCCGAGCCGGGCTTCGACGAACTGGTGTGGATCGCCACCGACGGCCTGCCGCAGCCCGCCGGCACGCCGCAGTTGCCGGCGGTCGGGCCCGACGACATCGCGCTGCTGCAATACACGTCCGGCTCCACTGGCACGCCGAAGGGCGTCATGGTGAGCCACCGGAACTTCCGGGCGAACGCGGCGGAGATCGAGGAGGTCTGGCCGACGGACGGCGGTACGGTGGTCAGCTGGTTGCCGAGCTTCCACGATATGGGACTGCTCTTCAATTTCGTGATGCCGATCAGCAGTGGCATTCCGGCGGTGCTGATGGCGCCGGAGGCGTTCATCCGGCGCCCGGCTCGCTGGCTCGAAGCGATCGAGAAGTTCGGCGGAACCCATGCGGCAGCTCCCAACTTCGCCTACGAACTGTGCCTGCTGGACGCCGCCAAAGCCGAGGTCGACCTGAGCTCCTGGCGGGTCGCGGTCAACGGTGCGGAACCGGTGCGGTGGAGAACCGTCACCCGGTTCGCCGAGGCGTTCGCGTCGCGTGGGTTCGACCCAGGCACCATGTCACCCGCGTACGGCCTGGCCGAGAACACCTTGAAACTCACCGGCAGCAGACCGGGGGAAGCTCCGAAGGCGCTGCATCTGGCCGGTGCCGAGCTCGGTGTCGGACGGGTGACGCCCTGCCCGCCGTCGGATCCCGGCGTCGTACACCTCACGAGTTGCGGCTCCCCGCAGGGCTCCTCGGTGATCCTGATCGTCGATCCCGTCACCCGCCGCGAATGCCCACCCGCCACGGTGGGTGAGATCTGGGTGCAGAGCGATTGCGTGGCGCGCGGCTACTGGCGACGCCCGGCCGAGTCCGTCGAGACGTTCCGGGCGCGACTGGCCGACGCGGAAAGAGGCGGCGAGTATCTGCGTACCGGCGATCTCGGCTTCTTGCAGGACGGTGAGTTGTACGTGACGGGCCGCTGGAAGGACGTGATCGTCCGGTCAGGCCGCAACTACTACGCCCAGGATCTCGAACTGGCCGCAGAGTCCGCCGATGCGGCGCTACGCCCGTCCTGTGCCGCGGCCTTCTCGGTGGACAGGCAGGAGTACGAGGAGCTCATCCTCGTCGTCGAGGTCGACGGGCGGCTGCTGCGCCGGATTCCGGCAGCCGAACTGACCACGAGAATCGCGAGCCGGGTGCACGACGCCTGTGGCATCCAGCCCGACGAGGTGAGACTGGTTCGGCGGGGCAGGATCCCGAAGACGTCGAGTGGCAAGGTGCAACGCCGACGCTCTCGCGAGCTGTACCTCACCGGGGCTCTGCCGTCGCTGCCGGCGCCGTGA
- a CDS encoding amino acid adenylation domain-containing protein, with protein MSLVSKILQSCRDHAAQPAVIDGDEVHTYRDLEQMSARVAAGLQNVGCRAGDIVAVEMPRSFELYASILGVWRAACGANAIAPSGPPDRRRLVLTQSATRVVLVRPDDVPQSAPVADVRYLSTEDLQEGGHLPRDVDGANSYVVATSGSTGQPKCVVLGPAALDGLAVWHADTWKHDVAPRTLALASVGFDVCFQEMAATLTVGAALVVVDDQTRRDSFALLRLIEKHEVVRAFMTVASLQMLAIAADAVGGPPACLREIVPSGERLVLNDEVRELCAVHGIVLVNQYGPSETHVVTEYRLDGPPAGWPVYPPLGTAVGEADLLALDGDIVRPLNEGEETELVISGPMVGHGYRGDPELTSAKFREYQHEDGSRRRCYRSGDTVRLEDGLLHFTGRVDEQLKIRGYRVEPGEVEAVLLRVPGIRQVAVLGVRTHGTLGLVAVVTEKKPGAVTRSALAAALTDTLPDYMHPRRFLRLSELPMNTNGKVARRTLTELVESGGGSDVDA; from the coding sequence ATGAGCCTGGTGTCGAAAATCCTGCAGTCGTGCCGTGACCACGCGGCACAGCCCGCCGTGATCGACGGCGACGAGGTACACACCTACCGCGACCTGGAGCAGATGTCCGCTCGGGTCGCCGCGGGACTGCAGAACGTGGGATGCCGGGCCGGCGACATCGTCGCCGTCGAGATGCCGCGTTCCTTCGAGTTGTACGCGAGCATCCTCGGCGTCTGGCGGGCCGCATGCGGGGCGAACGCGATCGCGCCGTCGGGTCCGCCGGACCGGCGCCGTCTCGTGCTCACGCAGTCCGCGACGAGGGTCGTGCTGGTCCGACCCGACGACGTCCCGCAGTCCGCGCCCGTCGCGGATGTCCGTTATCTGTCGACTGAGGACCTGCAGGAGGGTGGCCACCTCCCGCGCGATGTCGACGGTGCCAACTCCTACGTCGTCGCCACCTCGGGCTCGACCGGGCAGCCCAAGTGCGTCGTCCTCGGGCCCGCCGCTCTCGACGGCCTGGCGGTCTGGCATGCCGACACCTGGAAGCACGACGTCGCGCCGAGGACGCTGGCGTTGGCATCGGTCGGCTTCGACGTGTGCTTTCAGGAGATGGCGGCCACCCTCACGGTCGGCGCGGCCCTCGTCGTGGTGGACGACCAGACCCGTCGGGACTCGTTCGCTCTGCTCAGGCTGATTGAGAAGCATGAGGTGGTCCGGGCTTTCATGACGGTCGCCTCGCTGCAGATGTTGGCGATCGCGGCCGACGCCGTCGGCGGACCACCCGCCTGCCTGCGGGAGATCGTGCCGTCGGGTGAGCGCCTGGTGCTCAACGACGAGGTCCGCGAACTCTGCGCGGTGCACGGCATTGTGCTGGTCAATCAGTACGGGCCCAGCGAGACGCATGTCGTCACCGAATACCGCCTCGATGGGCCGCCGGCCGGCTGGCCGGTGTATCCGCCCCTGGGCACTGCGGTGGGGGAGGCTGACCTGCTCGCTCTTGACGGCGACATCGTTCGGCCGTTGAACGAGGGGGAGGAGACTGAGCTTGTCATCTCCGGGCCCATGGTCGGGCACGGCTATCGCGGCGACCCCGAACTGACCTCGGCGAAGTTCCGCGAGTATCAGCACGAGGACGGCAGCCGCCGCCGGTGTTACCGCAGCGGCGACACGGTGCGGCTGGAGGACGGCCTGCTGCACTTCACCGGACGAGTCGACGAACAGCTCAAGATACGCGGTTACCGGGTGGAACCCGGTGAGGTGGAAGCCGTGCTGTTGCGGGTGCCCGGTATCCGGCAGGTGGCCGTGCTCGGTGTACGGACGCACGGCACGCTCGGCCTGGTCGCGGTCGTCACCGAGAAGAAACCCGGCGCCGTCACCCGTAGCGCCCTGGCCGCAGCCCTCACTGACACACTGCCCGACTACATGCATCCGCGCCGGTTCCTGCGGTTGAGCGAATTGCCCATGAACACCAACGGCAAGGTGGCCCGGAGGACTCTGACGGAACTGGTCGAATCCGGCGGCGGCAGTGACGTCGACGCCTGA
- a CDS encoding condensation domain-containing protein yields the protein MTSTPEPGLALTPAQEAIFAEQQVHHQTVHGGFLAVTMRGPVEPDEVEQACRRVCARHPALRSVVVWGDRPSWAPPTADLPPIAVADLPCAPGDERESAVRWYVAHGSTAAWDLEKEVAIRFTLLRHGGQRFTLVVGVHHIAFDGRSKFVFARDFNEALGRVRAGEAAPPPVLEVHRGVEPAPVDRTLNSYWRRAAISSLPELLLPDAAPAVGHRVGSTGRYDVALTDIEQWRDLAPGSKPTRFTCLLAILVRQLHEYGNRNFVLAVHTDTSSPASRGDIGLQVNTVPVHVRLPRRLSPRQAVARAVTLAEHVRRYRHVPFSWLGRALKTVDGPVAVGSALTWLSLSYTRPPVSLPAVPDIDLTWDFFAPNSSRSFDLVLQFRDEGDALYGRLDYNDGVLSPAGADRFMRAFRAGSAPGRRHVGRPGVPPAVPSRGWSTAEPDRVLSLSCDGLAPATRQHDRAVAQLRAAREISPAVSWWLQVETNDGDRDARAALGRHVRTLRSSTGAPGVVWSDPHTCGGLTTVPAEGSVLVLPFAASGANAMINDLMAAGWAVLLAYDLGPDRRATAYLRWGSEREHRLIVPTGHWRVQAPDGGPCPLFVVGEITWRPVPDADWRSTGFLGRQVSTDELRVTGLVARRVRYAHRALHLEHVERVALGSPAVSAAHAVVTDEWGDRSPGPHVIVNCEFHHPPEVRELREIRRATLAAMPRSWSPPKIVTV from the coding sequence GTGACGTCGACGCCTGAACCAGGTCTCGCGCTCACTCCCGCCCAGGAGGCGATCTTCGCGGAGCAGCAGGTGCATCACCAAACCGTGCACGGCGGCTTCCTGGCGGTCACGATGCGGGGCCCGGTCGAGCCGGACGAGGTGGAGCAGGCCTGCCGTCGGGTATGCGCGCGGCACCCGGCGCTGCGATCTGTGGTGGTGTGGGGTGATCGGCCCAGCTGGGCACCCCCGACCGCCGACCTGCCCCCGATCGCGGTCGCCGATCTTCCCTGTGCCCCCGGCGACGAACGCGAATCCGCGGTGCGCTGGTACGTGGCCCACGGCAGCACCGCGGCGTGGGACCTGGAGAAGGAGGTGGCGATCCGGTTCACCCTCCTGCGCCACGGCGGGCAGAGGTTCACCCTGGTCGTGGGCGTACACCACATCGCCTTCGACGGCCGATCCAAGTTCGTCTTCGCACGTGACTTCAACGAGGCTCTCGGCCGGGTAAGAGCGGGCGAGGCCGCGCCGCCACCGGTGCTGGAAGTGCACCGCGGCGTCGAGCCCGCACCGGTCGATCGCACCCTGAACAGCTATTGGCGTCGTGCCGCGATATCGTCCCTGCCGGAGCTGCTCCTGCCGGACGCGGCACCGGCTGTTGGCCATCGAGTGGGTAGCACCGGCCGCTACGACGTCGCACTGACCGACATCGAGCAGTGGCGGGACCTGGCGCCCGGCTCGAAGCCGACCCGCTTCACCTGCCTGCTGGCCATTCTCGTACGGCAGCTGCACGAGTACGGCAACCGGAATTTCGTGCTCGCGGTCCACACCGACACCAGCAGCCCGGCGAGCCGCGGTGACATCGGATTACAAGTGAACACGGTGCCGGTACACGTACGGCTGCCGCGGCGACTGAGCCCTCGACAGGCCGTCGCCCGAGCCGTCACTCTCGCCGAGCACGTCCGCCGCTACCGCCATGTGCCGTTCTCCTGGCTCGGCCGCGCCCTCAAGACCGTGGACGGACCGGTCGCCGTGGGCAGCGCGCTGACCTGGCTGTCATTGTCCTACACCCGGCCGCCGGTAAGTCTGCCGGCCGTACCGGACATCGATCTCACCTGGGACTTCTTCGCTCCGAACTCGTCACGGTCGTTCGACCTCGTGCTGCAGTTCCGCGATGAGGGTGACGCCCTCTACGGCCGACTGGACTACAACGACGGCGTCCTCTCGCCAGCGGGCGCGGACCGGTTCATGCGGGCCTTCCGCGCCGGGTCGGCTCCGGGCCGTCGGCACGTCGGCCGGCCCGGGGTGCCGCCAGCCGTCCCGTCCCGCGGCTGGTCGACGGCGGAGCCGGACCGTGTTCTCAGCCTGTCCTGCGACGGGCTCGCACCCGCCACACGGCAGCACGATCGGGCGGTCGCACAGCTGCGGGCCGCCAGGGAGATCAGCCCTGCGGTGAGCTGGTGGCTGCAGGTCGAGACGAACGATGGTGACCGAGATGCCCGGGCGGCTCTCGGCCGACACGTCCGCACGTTGCGGAGCAGCACCGGGGCGCCCGGAGTGGTGTGGAGCGATCCGCACACCTGCGGCGGTCTCACGACGGTGCCGGCCGAAGGATCCGTGCTCGTGCTGCCGTTCGCTGCGTCCGGGGCCAACGCCATGATCAACGACCTGATGGCCGCAGGCTGGGCGGTCCTGCTCGCCTACGACCTCGGACCGGATCGTCGGGCCACCGCCTACCTGCGATGGGGATCCGAGCGAGAGCATCGGCTGATCGTGCCGACCGGGCACTGGCGGGTGCAGGCGCCGGACGGTGGCCCGTGCCCACTGTTCGTGGTCGGTGAGATCACCTGGCGGCCGGTTCCGGATGCGGACTGGCGGAGTACGGGGTTCCTGGGCCGTCAGGTCTCCACCGACGAGCTGCGCGTCACCGGTCTGGTAGCACGCCGGGTGCGGTACGCCCACCGCGCCCTACATCTGGAACACGTCGAAAGGGTGGCGCTCGGTTCGCCCGCAGTCTCCGCAGCGCATGCCGTCGTCACCGACGAATGGGGGGATAGGAGCCCAGGCCCACATGTCATCGTCAACTGTGAATTCCATCATCCCCCGGAGGTGCGCGAGCTCAGGGAAATCCGGCGGGCGACTCTTGCCGCGATGCCGCGCAGCTGGTCGCCTCCGAAAATTGTCACGGTTTGA
- a CDS encoding helix-turn-helix transcriptional regulator, with protein MVIAALQGLPRLSPQDARVYALAAERSAVGLEELCVETGMTTEEAQSSVERLCALQLMRPLSPTSSHLTVVPPDTARSQLLDAAAQVINAGQRVVDRIRSDLDTLASVYEASAASRESRQVVEVLADEQAVSRMLLSQASRTTREVMIAQPGSVQPEKTIRDHQAMADKLLERGVAVRALYHHTARFEASTGYHLTQLQHGGSEVRTCSEGMSAMLVFDDQAALIGLRDNPAGMLLVREPSMVAFVRRTFDQAWSDATALPIRSNRDDVARTSDDIKSTILRLLAEGLEDRVIAQRLGMSLRSYQRHMSQIMTKLGARNRLHAGYLIGRDGLV; from the coding sequence ATGGTGATCGCCGCCCTGCAGGGGCTGCCACGACTGTCTCCTCAGGACGCGCGGGTCTATGCGCTGGCCGCCGAGCGGTCCGCCGTCGGTCTCGAGGAGCTGTGCGTCGAGACCGGGATGACGACTGAGGAGGCCCAAAGTTCTGTCGAGCGGCTCTGCGCCCTGCAGTTGATGCGTCCGCTGTCCCCGACGTCCTCACACCTCACCGTCGTTCCTCCGGACACCGCCCGATCGCAACTGCTCGATGCCGCAGCACAAGTGATCAATGCGGGTCAACGGGTTGTCGACCGGATCCGTTCCGACCTCGACACGCTCGCCTCGGTCTACGAAGCGAGTGCGGCCAGCCGGGAGAGCCGGCAGGTAGTCGAGGTGCTCGCCGACGAGCAGGCGGTGAGTCGCATGTTGCTGTCGCAGGCCTCACGTACCACCCGGGAGGTGATGATCGCCCAACCGGGCAGCGTCCAGCCGGAGAAGACGATCCGGGACCATCAGGCGATGGCAGACAAGCTCCTGGAGCGCGGCGTCGCGGTGCGGGCCCTGTACCACCACACCGCCCGGTTCGAGGCGTCGACCGGTTACCACCTGACACAGTTGCAGCACGGCGGCTCCGAGGTCCGAACCTGCAGCGAGGGCATGAGCGCCATGCTGGTATTCGACGACCAGGCGGCGTTGATCGGTCTTCGTGACAACCCGGCCGGCATGCTGTTGGTCCGGGAGCCGAGCATGGTCGCCTTCGTCCGCCGGACGTTCGACCAGGCATGGAGCGACGCCACCGCCCTGCCGATCCGTTCCAATAGGGACGACGTGGCGCGGACTTCCGACGACATCAAGTCCACCATCCTGCGGCTTCTGGCCGAGGGCCTGGAGGACCGTGTCATCGCTCAGCGGTTGGGCATGTCGTTGCGTTCCTACCAGCGGCACATGTCGCAGATCATGACCAAGCTGGGGGCGCGTAACCGTCTGCACGCCGGCTATCTGATCGGACGTGACGGGCTGGTGTGA
- a CDS encoding aspartyl/asparaginyl beta-hydroxylase domain-containing protein: MSSNHAALLNQISRLGPLDRDLLVAVADEVRGIRTGWAANYGDYQSGGWYTLSLINPSGQSEDVTIHDGHGVPTEILEGMPNTRALLASLPLDIMWVRLARLEAGAYLWEHRDYGELSEVDHFRLHVPLVTNPSAVLAIDGHTINMQVGDLWRLAPVFRHGVCNVTGPERIHIVIDCYETEELSKILAAGHLLPDDVKPLPPLEPMALKRELAIASELLAGGFAEQAEEHLLKLFFRFDTDDAQGYHLITQMYAQAGDAKKADEWRERRAVLMGEGVE; the protein is encoded by the coding sequence ATGAGTAGTAACCACGCCGCACTGCTGAACCAGATCTCGCGCCTCGGGCCGCTGGACCGCGACCTCTTGGTCGCCGTTGCCGACGAGGTCCGTGGAATCAGAACCGGATGGGCGGCCAATTACGGTGACTATCAGTCCGGTGGCTGGTACACGCTATCCCTGATCAACCCGAGCGGACAATCCGAAGATGTCACGATCCACGACGGACACGGGGTGCCCACCGAAATCTTGGAAGGCATGCCGAACACGAGGGCTCTGCTGGCGTCCCTGCCCCTGGACATCATGTGGGTCCGGCTCGCCCGGCTGGAGGCGGGCGCCTATCTATGGGAGCACCGCGACTACGGTGAACTCTCCGAGGTGGACCACTTCCGCCTGCACGTACCCCTGGTGACGAACCCGTCGGCGGTGCTGGCCATCGACGGCCACACCATCAACATGCAGGTCGGCGACCTGTGGCGGCTGGCCCCGGTCTTCCGGCACGGCGTATGCAACGTCACCGGTCCTGAACGTATCCACATCGTCATCGACTGTTACGAGACCGAGGAGTTGTCGAAAATCCTCGCTGCCGGCCATCTGCTGCCCGACGACGTCAAACCGCTGCCGCCGCTGGAGCCCATGGCGCTGAAGCGGGAGTTGGCGATCGCGTCGGAGCTGCTGGCCGGCGGTTTCGCCGAGCAGGCCGAAGAGCACCTGCTGAAGCTCTTCTTCCGCTTCGACACCGACGACGCACAGGGCTACCACCTCATCACACAGATGTACGCGCAGGCTGGCGACGCCAAGAAGGCCGACGAGTGGCGCGAGCGCCGGGCCGTCCTGATGGGCGAGGGCGTGGAGTAG
- a CDS encoding MFS transporter, which produces MTEKTKVAVPGRHSVWALGASLSFFGDEMLVLVFAIWIEKLTGSITSAGMVFFAYLVPALLAPATGLLADRRSRTWLLILSDILKTACIPLVLLVHGADDVYILYAIIIVIGICGCLQGAAASALLVNTIASDKLARVNSMFRAGRNVALFAAPAVGAVLYQQSGIALAGAVAAACYLGSAAAVAELRHLETPPSPSGDRFIPELTAGVTYLRANRPVGRIVVLVSVVLLIVGGIDPVLLDVAKDSFGSAASVGWLFSASGIGSVLGGFACVHLSSRTTSLRLLRGGLLVVGVGNLCLIFGERIVALLGCVVMGAGFPAVLVGFYTILQTGSRNEVQGRVFAAADTLRTAAQAASVALVAFLVTRVPYQAVLIGMAIAAAAGAIVLSAGRAPKDEGQTSMMTRPGPGVEGDGAAPAPAGGGA; this is translated from the coding sequence ATGACGGAGAAGACGAAGGTCGCCGTACCGGGCCGGCATTCCGTGTGGGCCCTCGGGGCCAGCCTCTCCTTCTTCGGCGACGAGATGCTCGTCCTGGTCTTCGCCATCTGGATCGAGAAGCTCACCGGCTCGATCACGTCAGCGGGCATGGTCTTCTTCGCCTACCTGGTGCCCGCTCTGCTCGCGCCGGCGACCGGGTTGCTGGCCGACCGCCGCAGCCGAACCTGGTTGCTGATCCTGAGCGACATCCTGAAAACGGCCTGCATCCCGCTGGTCCTGCTGGTCCACGGCGCCGACGACGTGTACATCCTCTACGCCATCATCATCGTGATCGGCATCTGCGGATGCCTGCAGGGCGCTGCTGCCAGCGCCTTGCTGGTAAACACCATCGCCTCGGACAAACTCGCCCGGGTGAACTCGATGTTCCGGGCCGGACGAAACGTCGCACTCTTCGCCGCCCCGGCCGTCGGTGCCGTGCTGTACCAGCAGTCGGGCATCGCCCTGGCCGGCGCTGTCGCTGCGGCGTGCTACCTCGGGTCGGCGGCGGCGGTGGCGGAGTTGCGCCACCTCGAGACGCCGCCGAGTCCGAGCGGTGACAGATTCATCCCGGAACTGACCGCCGGCGTGACCTACCTACGGGCCAATCGACCGGTCGGGCGCATCGTCGTACTGGTCAGTGTGGTCCTGCTCATCGTCGGTGGTATCGACCCCGTCCTGCTCGACGTCGCCAAGGACAGCTTCGGCAGCGCCGCTTCGGTCGGTTGGCTGTTCAGCGCCAGCGGGATCGGGTCGGTGCTGGGTGGGTTCGCGTGCGTACATCTGAGTTCACGGACGACGTCACTCAGGTTGCTGCGTGGAGGCCTGCTCGTCGTCGGGGTGGGCAACCTGTGCCTGATCTTCGGCGAACGTATCGTGGCCCTCCTCGGCTGCGTGGTCATGGGCGCGGGCTTCCCGGCAGTGCTGGTCGGCTTCTACACCATCCTGCAGACCGGTAGCCGCAACGAGGTACAGGGGCGGGTCTTCGCGGCGGCGGACACGCTGCGCACGGCCGCGCAGGCAGCCTCCGTCGCTCTGGTGGCATTCCTCGTCACGCGAGTGCCGTACCAGGCCGTTCTGATCGGCATGGCCATCGCAGCCGCGGCCGGGGCGATCGTGCTCTCTGCCGGCCGGGCACCGAAAGACGAAGGGCAGACATCGATGATGACGAGACCGGGTCCGGGCGTCGAGGGCGACGGCGCGGCGCCGGCACCGGCCGGAGGCGGCGCATGA